Proteins encoded within one genomic window of Brenneria nigrifluens DSM 30175 = ATCC 13028:
- the garD gene encoding galactarate dehydratase: MSQNKQNSVQAFYIKVHSDDNVAIIVNDNGLRAGTRFDSGLELIEHIPQGHKVALVNIDKGGPIIRYGEIIGYALRDIPQGSWIDESLVELPQAPALETLPLATKVPAALPPLEGYTFEGYRNPDGSVGTKNLLGITTSVHCVAGVVDYVVNIIERDLLPRYPNVDGVVALNHLYGCGVAINAPAAVVPIRTIHNLALNPNFGGEVLVVGLGCEKLQPERLLEGTPDVQAISLDDSSIVRLQDEHHVGFKSMVDDILTTADRHLQRLNRRRRETCPASDLVVGMQCGGSDAFSGVTANPAVGFASDLLVRCGATVMFSEVTEVRDAIHLLTPRAVNQEVGKRLLEEMAWYDAYLDSGQTDRSANPSPGNKKGGLANVVEKALGSIAKSGTSAIVEVLSPGQRSTKRGLIYAATPASDFVCGTQQLASGITVQVFTTGRGTPYGLLAVPVIKMATRTALAKRWHDLMDIDAGTIATGDATIEDVGWQLFHFILDIASGRKKTWSDQWGIHNALAVFNPAPVT, translated from the coding sequence ATGTCGCAGAACAAACAGAATTCCGTGCAGGCATTTTACATTAAAGTTCACAGTGATGATAATGTCGCCATCATTGTTAATGATAATGGTTTACGTGCCGGAACCCGATTTGATAGCGGACTGGAATTAATTGAGCATATTCCCCAGGGGCACAAAGTCGCTCTGGTCAATATTGATAAAGGCGGACCCATTATTCGCTACGGTGAAATCATCGGCTATGCGTTAAGAGATATTCCCCAGGGAAGCTGGATTGACGAATCGCTGGTGGAATTGCCCCAGGCCCCGGCGCTGGAAACCCTGCCGCTGGCCACAAAAGTCCCCGCCGCGCTTCCCCCGCTGGAAGGTTATACCTTTGAAGGTTACCGTAATCCCGACGGCAGCGTCGGTACGAAAAATCTTCTCGGCATTACCACCAGCGTACATTGCGTCGCGGGGGTGGTGGACTATGTGGTTAACATCATTGAACGGGATTTACTTCCCAGGTATCCGAACGTCGACGGCGTTGTGGCCCTCAATCATCTCTACGGCTGCGGCGTGGCCATCAATGCCCCGGCGGCGGTCGTCCCGATACGAACCATTCATAACCTGGCGCTGAATCCCAACTTTGGCGGCGAAGTGCTGGTTGTCGGCCTGGGGTGTGAAAAACTTCAACCCGAACGCCTGCTGGAAGGCACGCCCGACGTGCAGGCCATCTCGCTGGACGACAGCAGCATCGTTCGTTTACAGGATGAACATCATGTGGGCTTTAAATCAATGGTGGATGATATTCTGACCACGGCCGATCGGCATCTGCAGCGGTTGAACCGGCGCCGGCGTGAAACCTGCCCGGCATCCGATCTGGTGGTCGGCATGCAGTGCGGCGGCAGCGACGCCTTTTCCGGCGTGACGGCAAACCCGGCGGTCGGATTCGCCTCCGATCTGCTGGTACGCTGCGGCGCGACGGTGATGTTTTCAGAAGTCACCGAAGTGCGCGACGCCATCCATTTGCTGACGCCGCGGGCCGTTAACCAGGAGGTCGGTAAGCGTCTGCTGGAAGAGATGGCCTGGTATGACGCCTACCTCGATAGCGGCCAGACCGACCGCAGCGCCAACCCGTCGCCCGGCAACAAGAAAGGCGGCCTGGCCAACGTGGTGGAAAAAGCGCTCGGCTCCATTGCCAAATCGGGCACCAGCGCCATTGTCGAAGTTCTGTCTCCGGGGCAGCGCTCGACCAAACGCGGCTTGATTTACGCGGCGACCCCAGCCAGCGACTTTGTTTGCGGCACGCAGCAGCTGGCTTCCGGCATCACCGTGCAGGTCTTTACCACCGGCCGCGGCACGCCCTATGGCTTACTGGCGGTGCCGGTCATTAAAATGGCGACCCGTACGGCGTTGGCAAAACGCTGGCACGATCTGATGGATATCGACGCCGGCACCATCGCCACGGGTGACGCGACGATTGAAGATGTCGGCTGGCAGCTGTTCCACTTTATTCTCGACATCGCCAGCGGCAGAAAGAAAACCTGGTCAGATCAATGGGGTATTCACAACGCCTTGGCGGTTTTCAACCCGGCGCCGGTAACCTGA
- a CDS encoding MFS transporter: MNSDALLTTRKTYVRYIILFIIFTVTAINYADRATLSIAGSAVAQELQLDAVHMGYIFSAFGWSYLVMQIPGGWLLDRFGSKKVYAYSIFFWSLFTFLQGFVDWVPLVWAPLTLFALRFMLGFSEAPSFPANARITAAWFPTKERGTASAIFNSAQYFSLAIFSPILGWLTYQWGWEHVFLVMGGLGFVLTAVWLKFIHNPTDHPGISPQELEYISKGGAVVDMDHKKEGGKKDGPKWNYVKQLLTNRMMLGVFLGQYFINSITWFFLTWFPIYLVSEKGMSILKVGLVAAIPALCGFAGGVLGGVVSDMLLKRGFTLTAARKIPIVLGMLLASTIILCNYTDSNVVVVSLMALAFFGKGFGALGWPVISDTAPKEIIGLCGGVFNVFGNVASIVTPLVIGYLVKELHSFNSALVFVGISALMAMLCYLLVVGEIKRMELKKVND, from the coding sequence ATGAATTCCGATGCACTTCTTACAACAAGAAAAACTTATGTTCGTTACATTATCCTATTCATCATCTTTACAGTTACCGCTATAAACTATGCGGATCGCGCGACATTGTCGATAGCGGGTTCGGCAGTAGCGCAAGAGTTACAGCTAGACGCGGTGCATATGGGATATATTTTTTCCGCATTCGGCTGGTCATATTTAGTGATGCAGATACCCGGCGGTTGGTTGCTCGACCGCTTCGGCTCCAAAAAGGTTTATGCCTATAGTATCTTCTTCTGGTCCCTGTTCACTTTCCTGCAAGGATTTGTGGATTGGGTTCCTTTGGTGTGGGCTCCGTTAACCCTTTTTGCCCTGCGCTTTATGCTGGGATTTTCCGAAGCGCCGTCTTTTCCCGCCAATGCCCGTATCACCGCGGCGTGGTTCCCGACCAAGGAGCGCGGTACGGCATCCGCCATTTTCAATTCGGCCCAATACTTCTCACTGGCGATTTTCTCTCCGATCCTCGGCTGGTTGACCTACCAATGGGGTTGGGAACATGTCTTCCTGGTGATGGGCGGATTAGGGTTTGTATTGACCGCGGTATGGCTTAAGTTTATCCATAATCCCACCGATCACCCCGGTATTAGCCCACAGGAGTTGGAATATATTTCCAAAGGCGGCGCCGTCGTCGATATGGATCATAAAAAAGAGGGCGGCAAAAAAGACGGTCCTAAATGGAACTACGTTAAACAGCTTCTTACCAACCGTATGATGCTGGGGGTATTTCTGGGGCAATACTTTATTAATAGTATTACCTGGTTCTTCCTTACCTGGTTCCCCATTTACCTGGTTTCGGAAAAGGGCATGTCTATTCTGAAAGTGGGGTTGGTTGCGGCAATTCCGGCGCTGTGTGGTTTTGCCGGCGGCGTGCTGGGCGGCGTGGTATCGGATATGTTGCTGAAACGCGGCTTTACGTTAACCGCCGCGCGTAAAATTCCTATTGTGCTGGGTATGCTGCTTGCTTCAACCATCATTCTCTGTAATTACACCGATAGTAATGTAGTGGTTGTTTCACTGATGGCGCTGGCATTCTTTGGTAAAGGATTCGGGGCATTGGGTTGGCCGGTTATTTCCGATACCGCGCCTAAAGAGATCATTGGCCTGTGCGGCGGCGTATTTAATGTCTTTGGCAACGTTGCGTCAATCGTTACCCCGCTGGTTATCGGTTATTTAGTCAAAGAACTGCATTCATTTAACAGCGCGCTGGTTTTTGTCGGTATTTCCGCACTGATGGCAATGCTGTGCTATTTACTGGTTGTAGGTGAAATCAAACGCATGGAATTGAAGAAAGTTAATGATTGA
- the garL gene encoding 2-dehydro-3-deoxyglucarate aldolase, protein MSHTILPNHFRQNLRQGKTLIGCWCALGNPISTEVLGLAGFDWLVLDGEHAPNDILTFIPQLMALKGSSSAPVVRPPSNEPVIIKRLLDIGFNNFLIPFVESEEEAVRAVASTRYPPAGMRGVSVAHRSNAYGTEPDYFATINDNITVLVQIESQQGVDNLDAIAAVDGVDGIFVGPGDLSAALGYLGQPNHSEVQRVIRHIFERAAAHGKPSGILAPAEADARRYLEWGATFVAVGSDLGVFRGATQALRDKFKG, encoded by the coding sequence ATGAGTCATACGATATTACCTAACCATTTTCGCCAAAATCTACGCCAGGGGAAAACTCTGATTGGCTGCTGGTGCGCGCTGGGCAATCCCATTTCCACCGAAGTGCTGGGGCTGGCGGGATTCGACTGGCTGGTACTGGATGGGGAGCATGCGCCGAACGATATCCTGACCTTTATTCCGCAGCTTATGGCGCTGAAAGGCAGCAGCAGCGCGCCTGTCGTCCGTCCGCCGAGCAATGAGCCGGTCATTATCAAGCGTCTGCTGGATATCGGCTTCAATAACTTCCTGATCCCTTTCGTGGAAAGCGAGGAGGAGGCCGTCCGCGCGGTGGCGTCGACGCGCTATCCGCCCGCCGGGATGCGCGGCGTTTCCGTGGCGCATCGCAGCAATGCCTATGGCACCGAGCCCGACTATTTCGCCACCATTAACGACAACATCACCGTCCTGGTACAAATCGAAAGCCAGCAGGGCGTCGACAATCTGGATGCCATCGCCGCCGTTGACGGCGTTGACGGCATTTTTGTCGGACCGGGCGATCTCTCCGCGGCGCTGGGGTATCTGGGGCAGCCCAACCACTCGGAAGTGCAGCGCGTTATCCGTCATATCTTTGAGCGCGCCGCCGCGCACGGCAAGCCCAGCGGCATCCTGGCGCCGGCCGAGGCCGATGCCAGGCGCTATCTGGAATGGGGGGCGACTTTCGTTGCCGTCGGCAGCGATCTGGGTGTTTTCCGCGGCGCCACCCAGGCGCTGCGCGACAAGTTCAAAGGGTAA
- the garR gene encoding 2-hydroxy-3-oxopropionate reductase: MTMKIGFIGLGIMGKPMSKNLLKAGYSLVVMDRNLEAVAEVVAAGATAAETPKSVAAQSDVVITMLPNSPHVKEVVLGENGVIEGARAGTIVVDMSSIAPLASREIAAALAGKEIAMLDAPVSGGEPKAIDGTLSVMVGGDKALFERCFAILKAMAGSVVHTGDIGAGNVTKLANQVIVALNIAAMSEALVLATKAGVNPDLVYQAIRGGLAGSTVLDAKAPMVLDRNFKPGFRIDLHIKDLANALDTSHGVGAQLPLTAAVMEMMQALKADDLGSADHSALARYYEKLAKIEVTR; the protein is encoded by the coding sequence ATAACGATGAAAATTGGTTTTATTGGGCTCGGTATCATGGGAAAACCGATGAGTAAAAATCTGCTGAAAGCGGGTTACTCATTAGTCGTGATGGACAGAAATCTGGAGGCGGTGGCCGAGGTGGTCGCGGCCGGCGCCACGGCGGCGGAAACGCCGAAGTCGGTGGCGGCGCAGAGCGACGTGGTTATCACCATGCTGCCCAACTCTCCGCATGTGAAAGAGGTGGTGCTGGGCGAGAACGGCGTGATTGAAGGCGCGCGCGCCGGCACCATTGTGGTCGATATGAGTTCGATCGCGCCGCTGGCCAGCCGTGAAATCGCGGCGGCGTTGGCCGGGAAAGAGATCGCCATGCTGGACGCCCCCGTCAGCGGCGGCGAGCCGAAAGCGATCGACGGCACCCTGTCGGTGATGGTCGGCGGCGACAAAGCGCTGTTCGAACGCTGTTTCGCCATCCTCAAGGCGATGGCCGGATCGGTGGTGCATACCGGCGATATCGGCGCCGGCAACGTCACCAAGCTGGCGAACCAGGTGATTGTGGCCCTGAATATCGCGGCGATGTCCGAAGCCCTGGTGCTGGCGACCAAAGCCGGCGTTAACCCGGACTTGGTGTATCAGGCGATTCGCGGCGGGCTGGCGGGCAGCACGGTGCTGGACGCCAAAGCGCCTATGGTGCTGGATCGCAACTTTAAACCGGGTTTCCGCATTGATTTGCATATTAAAGACCTGGCCAACGCGCTGGATACGTCGCACGGCGTGGGCGCGCAGCTGCCGCTGACCGCCGCCGTAATGGAGATGATGCAGGCGCTGAAAGCGGACGATCTGGGTTCCGCCGATCACAGCGCGCTGGCCCGCTATTACGAGAAGTTAGCTAAGATTGAAGTGACGCGATAA
- a CDS encoding glycerate kinase encodes MKIVIAPDSYKESLSAQEVARQIEAGFREIFPDACYIKLPVADGGEGTVEAMVEATHGEIVKVKVTGPLGDNVEAFFGLSGDKKTAFIEMAAASGLEQVPAQRRNPLLTTSYGTGELIRCALDHGVRHCIIGIGGSATNDGGAGMAQALGAKLLDESGAQIGFGGRELDKLASIDIGELDPRIKECRFEVACDVTNPLTGKQGASAIFGPQKGATEEMIERLDNALKHYAAVIRDDLDMDVEHVPGAGAAGGMGAALRAFCGADLRQGIEIVTEALGLDELVRDASLVITGEGRIDSQTIHGKVPIGVARVAKRYHKPVIGIAGSLTADVGIVHQHGLDAVFSVLYNVCSLDEALENAAENVRMTARNIAATIKLAQDLSA; translated from the coding sequence ATGAAAATAGTTATCGCACCGGATTCTTATAAAGAAAGCCTGTCTGCACAAGAGGTTGCCAGGCAAATTGAAGCGGGATTCCGTGAGATCTTTCCCGATGCCTGCTATATCAAACTGCCGGTCGCCGACGGTGGTGAAGGAACCGTTGAAGCCATGGTGGAGGCAACGCACGGCGAGATTGTCAAGGTTAAGGTTACCGGTCCGTTAGGCGATAACGTCGAGGCGTTTTTCGGTCTGTCCGGCGATAAAAAGACGGCTTTTATCGAGATGGCCGCCGCCAGCGGGTTGGAACAGGTGCCCGCGCAGCGGCGTAATCCGCTGCTGACGACCAGCTACGGCACCGGCGAGCTGATACGCTGCGCGCTGGATCATGGCGTGCGGCATTGCATCATCGGCATTGGCGGCAGCGCCACCAATGACGGCGGCGCGGGGATGGCGCAGGCGCTGGGCGCGAAGTTGCTTGATGAATCCGGCGCGCAGATTGGCTTCGGCGGCAGAGAACTCGACAAGCTGGCAAGTATCGATATCGGCGAACTGGACCCGCGTATCAAAGAGTGCCGCTTTGAAGTGGCCTGTGATGTCACCAATCCGCTGACCGGAAAACAGGGCGCCTCCGCTATTTTCGGCCCGCAAAAAGGGGCGACGGAGGAGATGATCGAACGGCTGGATAATGCGCTGAAGCATTACGCCGCGGTCATCCGCGACGATCTGGATATGGACGTCGAGCATGTTCCCGGCGCCGGCGCCGCCGGCGGAATGGGCGCCGCGCTGCGGGCGTTCTGCGGCGCCGATCTGCGGCAGGGAATAGAGATCGTTACCGAAGCGCTGGGGCTGGATGAATTGGTGCGCGATGCGTCGCTGGTGATTACCGGCGAAGGGCGTATTGACAGCCAGACCATTCACGGCAAGGTGCCGATTGGCGTTGCCCGGGTGGCGAAACGCTACCATAAACCGGTGATCGGCATCGCCGGCAGCCTGACCGCCGACGTCGGGATTGTCCACCAGCACGGTCTGGATGCGGTATTCAGCGTGCTGTACAACGTCTGTTCGCTGGACGAAGCGCTGGAAAACGCCGCGGAAAATGTGCGCATGACGGCACGCAATATCGCGGCGACCATCAAGCTGGCGCAAGATTTATCAGCGTGA
- the barA gene encoding two-component sensor histidine kinase BarA: MTKYSLRARMLILILAPTLMIGLLLSTFFVVHRYNQLQEQLADAGASIIEPLAVTSAYAMVKNQQNTLQPLINTLHRRHSGIIRAISIFDDKNQLIVTTNNRYSLWSPLLSEDTPADNRLHLHHSGNTLILHMPITADGEFADNGLTSPRPGAIPPIGYLAVELDINSIKLRQYQEIFIAGLMLLLCMGVAVLFAYRLMKDVTAPIGNMVETVDRIRRGQLDSRVEGHMLGELNMLKNGINSMAMSLTAYHEEMQQNIDQATCDLRETLEQMEIQNVELDLAKKRAQEAARIKSEFLANMSHELRTPLNGVIGFTRQTLKTSLNPTQTDYLLTIERSANNLLNIINDVLDFSKLEAGKLVLENIPFSLHNTLDEVVMLLAHTAHEKGLELTLDVQHDIPEQFIGDPLRIQQIITNLLGNAIKFTEQGNIDIRMEKRRQEGNLVQLEIQIRDSGIGIAERQQSQLFQAFRQADTSISRRHGGTGLGLVITQRLIKEMGGNIGFHSQLNKGSTFWFHINLPLNPHAAPANNEYRTLRDKHLAYIESDPAAAQATLNILSQTPLTVSYSPTLEQLPAAPFDILLLGVPVHYRNTLLDYTPQLRDVCRRAPYVILALPSFAQMDAEQLKIFGVYACLNKPISAPRLLPLLQDSSVFQLSLLPENITAPQPPPRARLPLSVMAVDDNPANLKLIGTLLEEQVETIILCTNGTEAVSQARNRDLDLILMDIQMPGMDGIRASEIIRQFPRHAKTPIVAVTAHTMSDEREQLLQACMNDYLAKPIDEQMLQKVLSRYSAPEAERPPQDRRRDRQPSLDWTLAQRQAANKPELARELLQMLLDFLPEVRRQVENLLHDRPDDKIIEVIHKLHGSCSYSGVPRLKQICRYLEQQLREGVSASELEPEWLELLDEIDNVSDAARAHLNRKSR, encoded by the coding sequence ATGACCAAATACAGTCTGCGCGCGCGCATGTTAATACTGATTTTGGCGCCGACGTTAATGATCGGACTGTTGCTCAGTACCTTTTTCGTGGTACACCGCTATAACCAATTGCAGGAACAATTGGCCGATGCGGGAGCCAGTATCATCGAACCGCTGGCCGTCACCAGCGCTTACGCCATGGTAAAAAACCAGCAGAATACGCTGCAACCGCTGATTAATACGCTGCATCGGCGGCACTCCGGCATTATCCGGGCCATCAGCATCTTTGATGATAAAAATCAGCTGATTGTGACCACCAATAATCGCTATAGCCTATGGTCGCCACTCCTGAGCGAAGACACCCCGGCCGACAACCGCTTGCACCTGCACCATAGCGGGAACACCCTGATCCTGCATATGCCGATTACCGCCGACGGCGAGTTCGCCGATAACGGTTTGACATCGCCGCGACCCGGCGCGATACCCCCTATCGGCTACCTTGCCGTCGAGCTGGATATCAACTCCATCAAGCTCCGGCAATACCAGGAAATTTTTATCGCCGGCCTGATGCTGCTGCTGTGTATGGGCGTCGCGGTGCTATTCGCCTATCGCCTGATGAAGGACGTTACCGCGCCGATCGGCAATATGGTGGAAACGGTCGATCGCATCCGCCGCGGACAGCTGGATAGCCGGGTTGAAGGCCACATGCTGGGCGAGTTGAATATGCTGAAAAACGGCATCAACTCCATGGCCATGTCGTTGACCGCCTACCACGAAGAGATGCAGCAGAATATCGATCAGGCGACCTGCGATCTGCGGGAAACGCTCGAGCAGATGGAGATCCAGAACGTCGAGCTGGATCTGGCCAAAAAGCGGGCGCAGGAAGCGGCGCGCATCAAGTCGGAGTTTTTGGCCAATATGTCTCACGAGCTGAGAACGCCGCTCAACGGCGTGATCGGTTTTACCCGCCAGACATTGAAAACGTCGCTGAATCCGACCCAGACCGATTATCTGCTGACCATCGAACGCTCCGCCAATAACCTGCTGAACATCATTAACGACGTACTGGATTTCTCCAAACTGGAGGCGGGCAAGCTGGTATTGGAAAACATTCCGTTCTCGCTGCACAACACGCTGGACGAAGTCGTGATGCTGCTGGCCCATACCGCCCATGAAAAAGGACTGGAACTGACGCTCGACGTTCAGCATGATATTCCGGAACAGTTTATCGGCGATCCGCTGCGCATTCAGCAAATCATCACCAACCTGTTGGGCAACGCCATCAAGTTCACCGAGCAGGGCAACATTGATATCCGGATGGAAAAACGCCGCCAGGAAGGCAACCTGGTTCAGTTGGAAATTCAAATCCGCGACAGCGGCATCGGCATTGCCGAACGCCAGCAGTCACAGCTCTTTCAGGCATTCCGCCAGGCGGACACCAGTATTTCACGGCGCCATGGCGGAACCGGGCTGGGGCTGGTGATCACCCAGCGGCTGATCAAAGAGATGGGCGGCAATATCGGTTTTCACAGCCAGCTAAATAAGGGCTCTACCTTCTGGTTCCATATCAATCTGCCGTTAAATCCCCACGCCGCGCCGGCAAACAACGAATACCGAACGCTGCGCGACAAACACCTGGCGTATATCGAATCCGATCCGGCGGCGGCGCAGGCCACGCTGAATATTCTCAGCCAAACGCCCTTAACGGTCAGCTACAGCCCGACGCTGGAACAACTTCCCGCAGCCCCCTTCGATATTTTGCTGTTGGGCGTTCCGGTGCATTACCGCAACACGCTGCTCGATTACACGCCCCAATTACGCGACGTCTGCCGGCGCGCGCCCTACGTGATCCTGGCGCTGCCCAGCTTTGCGCAAATGGATGCCGAGCAGTTGAAAATATTCGGCGTTTACGCCTGTCTGAATAAACCGATTTCCGCTCCCCGCCTGCTGCCGCTGCTGCAGGACAGTTCGGTTTTCCAGCTGTCGCTGCTGCCGGAAAACATCACCGCGCCTCAACCGCCGCCCCGCGCACGGCTACCGCTAAGCGTGATGGCCGTGGATGATAATCCGGCCAATCTGAAGCTGATCGGCACCCTGCTGGAAGAACAGGTGGAAACCATCATTCTGTGCACCAACGGCACGGAGGCCGTCTCCCAGGCCCGAAATCGCGATCTTGATCTTATCCTTATGGATATCCAGATGCCGGGGATGGACGGTATCCGCGCCAGCGAAATCATCCGCCAGTTCCCCAGGCATGCCAAAACGCCGATTGTCGCCGTTACCGCCCACACCATGAGCGATGAACGCGAGCAGCTGTTACAGGCCTGTATGAATGATTATCTGGCAAAACCGATTGACGAGCAGATGTTGCAGAAAGTGCTGTCCCGCTACTCTGCCCCGGAAGCGGAGCGTCCGCCGCAGGATCGGCGCCGCGATAGACAACCGTCGCTGGACTGGACGCTGGCGCAGCGCCAGGCGGCCAATAAACCGGAACTGGCGCGCGAGCTGCTACAGATGCTGCTGGATTTTCTGCCGGAGGTGCGCCGGCAGGTTGAAAACCTGTTGCACGATCGACCCGACGACAAAATCATCGAGGTGATCCACAAGCTGCATGGCAGTTGCAGCTATAGCGGCGTGCCGCGCTTGAAACAGATCTGCCGTTATCTGGAACAGCAGCTGCGTGAGGGGGTTAGCGCCAGCGAACTGGAGCCGGAATGGCTGGAGCTGCTGGACGAAATCGATAACGTCAGCGACGCCGCGCGCGCGCATCTGAACCGTAAATCACGCTGA
- the rlmD gene encoding 23S rRNA (uracil(1939)-C(5))-methyltransferase RlmD, giving the protein MAQFYSPNRRVTTRQTITVTVDSLDPFGQGVARHQGKTIFVAGVLPGEQAEVRLTEEKRQFAHGKLKRLLTSSPQRVAPRCPHFNDCGGCQQQHADIALQQHSKASALARLMARETGVEAPPAAPIAGPSYAYRRRARLALYYQAKQQRLLMGYRRAGSHELVDIRACPILRPELEKLLAPLRDCLSRLQAVKRLGHVELVQADNGPLLVLRHLDALSQADSQALSDFARRHAASVYLAPDADSVTCLHGEAPLYHIAGLTLAFSPRDFIQVNDAVNQQMVERALAWLDVQPQDRILDLFCGMGNFTLPLARRAASVVGVEGVAALVEKGRENARRNSLANVTFFHQNLEDDVTQQPWAAQGFDKILLDPARAGAAGVMAQIVRLAPRRVVYVSCNPTTLARDSKILLAAGYRLANVAMLDMFPHTGHLESMALYIGDAAAR; this is encoded by the coding sequence ATGGCGCAATTCTACTCTCCAAACCGGCGCGTGACGACCCGGCAAACGATAACCGTGACGGTAGACAGCCTTGACCCCTTCGGGCAGGGTGTGGCGCGTCATCAGGGCAAGACGATTTTTGTCGCCGGCGTGCTGCCGGGCGAACAGGCTGAAGTACGGCTGACGGAGGAAAAGCGTCAGTTTGCCCATGGCAAACTTAAACGACTATTAACCAGCAGCCCGCAGCGCGTCGCGCCGCGCTGCCCGCATTTCAACGACTGCGGCGGATGCCAGCAGCAGCATGCCGATATCGCGCTGCAGCAGCATAGCAAAGCGTCGGCGCTGGCGCGCCTGATGGCGCGGGAAACGGGAGTGGAGGCGCCGCCCGCGGCGCCGATCGCCGGGCCGTCTTACGCCTACCGGCGACGGGCCCGGCTTGCGTTATACTATCAGGCTAAACAGCAACGGCTGTTGATGGGATATCGTCGGGCGGGGTCGCATGAACTGGTCGATATCCGGGCCTGCCCGATACTACGGCCGGAGCTGGAGAAACTGCTGGCGCCGCTGCGCGACTGCCTGAGCCGCCTGCAGGCGGTAAAGCGGCTGGGGCATGTGGAACTGGTGCAGGCTGATAACGGCCCGCTGCTGGTGCTGCGCCATCTGGATGCGCTGAGCCAGGCGGACAGCCAGGCGCTGAGCGACTTTGCGCGGCGGCACGCGGCGTCGGTTTATCTGGCGCCCGATGCGGATTCGGTGACCTGTCTGCACGGCGAGGCGCCGCTGTATCATATCGCCGGATTAACGCTGGCGTTCAGCCCGCGGGATTTTATTCAGGTCAATGATGCGGTCAATCAGCAAATGGTCGAACGGGCGCTGGCCTGGCTGGACGTTCAGCCGCAGGACCGGATATTGGATCTGTTCTGCGGCATGGGTAATTTTACCCTTCCGCTGGCGCGGCGGGCGGCCAGCGTCGTCGGCGTTGAGGGTGTGGCGGCGCTGGTGGAAAAAGGGCGCGAGAACGCGCGGCGCAATTCGCTCGCCAATGTCACATTTTTTCACCAAAATCTTGAAGATGATGTTACTCAACAGCCTTGGGCTGCCCAAGGTTTTGATAAGATATTGCTGGATCCGGCACGAGCGGGTGCCGCGGGGGTCATGGCGCAGATTGTCCGTCTGGCTCCCCGGCGCGTGGTTTACGTTTCCTGTAACCCGACCACGCTGGCGCGTGACAGCAAAATATTACTCGCCGCCGGTTATCGGCTGGCGAATGTCGCCATGCTGGATATGTTTCCACATACCGGCCACCTTGAGTCGATGGCGTTATACATAGGTGATGCGGCGGCGCGGTAA